A stretch of Fulvia fulva chromosome 4, complete sequence DNA encodes these proteins:
- a CDS encoding Glutaminase A yields MLPSIPALHPSFKLKMLRSLLCLTSLISGIAAQSQASTFTPGRPPAIPLAVRSPYLSTWQAAGNDGGNGGYLAGQWPTFWTGAVKGWCGFIKVDGATYTWMGKPDSLPQVVTQTAFEYTSTRSTFTMDVAGKVTMNITFLSPVDPTDKQRQSMPVAYMNVEVQSTDGQQHDVALYTDISAEWASGDREQVVEWSRGTAQGTSNSGSGDVAFHKVWRQNQKEFGEDGDQAAWGSWYYATEQQEGLSYQSGADADVRRHFIDNGRLNNTEDRNFRPINQDFPVFGFALDMGTIAQESRSALFTVNLLQDNAVQFTTNEGTQKIRSFWRNAFQDELSAITTFYFDYENGARVSATLDLDVADDARAAAGDDYVLITTLAVRQAWAGVQIAGTEQENYMFLKEISSNGNFQTVDVIFPFHPILLYMNAEWMKMILDPLFINMRYLWPEPFAIHDLGHHYPNATGHADGKTALQPLEECGNMLIMSLAYAQRTGDTEYLSQNWDLLSGWADWLISNDSVIPFHQISTDDFAGPLANQTNLALKGIIGLEAASLMAGMTGHTDQGNNYHDTARDWIQQWEDLGVSRDTNPAHTTLNYGDEDSYSLLYNLYADALLQTNIVPKSIYTMQSDFYPSVEQTYGVALDTRASRTKSDWQIFCAAVASEDTRDMFIQDVAKFLQETALSQPATDLYEADTGNNAGNIGPFKARPVVGGWFALLALNQTGIPERR; encoded by the exons ATGCTCCCCAGCATTCCTGCCTTGCACCCTTCTTTCAAGCTCAAAATGCTTCGCTCACTCCTTTGCTTGACGAGCTTAATATCAGGCATAGCCGCACAATCGCAAGCTTCTACATTCACACCTGGACGACCTCCAGCCATACCTTTGGCTGTCCGATCGCCGTACCTCAGTACTTGGCAGGCCGCCGGGAATGATGGCGGGAATGGAGGCTACCTTGCCGGTCAATGGCCTACTTTCTGGACTGGTGCTGTCAAAGGCTGGTGCGGCTTCATCAAGGTCGATGGGGCGACATATACCTGGAT GGGAAAGCCGGACTCACTACCACAGGTCGTGACACAGACCGCATTCGAATACACTTCTACAAGAAGCACTTTCACAATGGATGTGGCCGGCAAAGTCACAATGAACATCACTTTCCTCTCACCAGTAGATCCCACCGACAAACAGCGACAGAGTATGCCAGTAGCATACATGAACGTAGAGGTGCAATCTACCGACGGTCAGCAGCATGATGTAGCGCTTTACACAGATATCAGCGCGGAGTGGGCATCTGGAGATCGCGAACAGGTCGTGGAATGGAGTCGTGGCACAGCGCAGGGCACAAGTAACTCTGGATCGGGCGATGTTGCATTTCACAAAGTATGGCGACAGAACCAGAAGGAATTCGGCGAGGATGGCGATCAAGCAGCCTGGGGCTCTTGGTACTATGCTACTGAGCAACAGGAAGGTCTCAGCTACCAATCCGGCGCTGACGCTGATGTTCGCCGCCACTTCATTGACAATGGTCGACTGAACAACACGGAGGACAGGAACTTCCGTCCGATCAACCAAGATTTTCCAGTCTTTGGGTTCGCACTGGATATGGGCACTATTGCCCAGGAGAGTCGATCTGCGTTGTTTACCGTCAACCTTCTGCAGGACAACGCTGTGCAGTTCACTACAAACGAAGGCACCCAGAAGATTCGGAGTTTCTGGAGAAACGCTTTTCAAGACGAGCTGAGCGCCATCACGACGTTCTACTTCGATTACGAGAATGGCGCCAGAGTCTCTGCAACGCTCGATCTAGATGTCGCAGACGATGCTCGAGCTGCGGCGGGCGACGACTATGTACTGATCACCACTCTCGCCGTACGCCAAGCCTGGGCCGGAGTTCAAATCGCCGGTACCGAACAGGAGAACTACATGTTCTTGAAGGAGATCAGCTCCAATGGGAACTTCCAAACAGTGGATGTCATCTTCCCATTTCATCCGATCCTGCTGTACATGAATGCAGAGTGGATGAAGATGATACTCGACCCTCTGTTCATCAATATGAGATACCTATGGCCGGAGCCATTCGCAATCCATGACCTCGGCCATCACTACCCGAACGCGACAGGCCATGCCGATGGCAAGACCGCACTCCAGCCACTCGAAGAGTGCGGCAACATGCTCATCATGAGCTTAGCATATGCCCAGCGAACAGGCGATACTGAATACTTGAGTCAGAACTGGGACCTCCTAAGCGGATGGGCGGATTGGCTCATCAGTAACGACTCTGTCATTCCTTTTCACCAGATCTCGACAGACGACTTCGCAGGTCCACTTGCCAATCAAACGAACCTGGCCTTGAAGGGTATCATCGGCCTGGAAGCTGCGTCTCTGATGGCCGGCATGACAGGTCACACCGATCAGGGCAACAACTACCACGACACCGCCCGTGACTGGATCCAACAGTGGGAGGATCTGGGTGTCAGCCGTGACACAAACCCGGCCCACACCACGCTCAACTACGGCGACGAAGACTCCTACTCTCTTCTCTACAACCTCTACGCCGATGCCCTACTGCAGACCAACATTGTGCCCAAGTCAATCTACACGATGCAGTCTGACTTCTACCCAAGTGTGGAGCAAACTTATGGCGTAGCGCTCGATACGAGAGCTTCACGGACCAAAAGCGACTGGCAGATCTTCTGTGCGGCTGTGGCATCGGAAGACACTAGAGATATGTTCATCCAGGATGTCGCCAAGTTTCTGCAGGAGACTGCCCTTTCTCAGCCGGCTACAGATCTTTACGAGGCCGACACCGGGAACAATGCAGGCAACATTGGGCCATTCAAAGCTCGACCGGTGGTGGGTGGGTGGTTTGCGCTCCTCGCATTGAACCAGACCGGTATTCCCGAGCGCCGCTGA
- a CDS encoding 2,5-diamino-6-ribosylamino-4(3H)-pyrimidinone 5'-phosphate reductase: MSDVGELQADGKGFLEPYLPQHACNTTDDETLSLNSRTSNSPRRPSAKHGDLPFVTLAYASSLDSMIALAPGARTTLSGPETKCMTHFLRLRHDAILIGAGTAVTDDPGLNCRYPGATLVDQPQPVIVDPNGRWTVQDKKATRLAIERAGKAPWVVARQRTASAEPLEAIGGKVLLFDQSALDSASQSDISWHTILRQLKQNGIESVMIEGGATVINALLALPDLVDAVIITIAPTFLGQGGVAVSPPAKGAGRDRTNAAWLQQTSWRQFGNDVVLCGRLAT, translated from the coding sequence ATGTCGGACGTTGGCGAGCTTCAAGCTGATGGAAAGGGCTTTTTGGAGCCGTACTTACCACAGCATGCTTGCAATACAACCGACGATGAAACCCTTTCTCTCAACTCGCGGACCTCTAACAGCCCGCGGAGACCATCTGCCAAACATGGCGATTTGCCATTCGTGACTTTGGCATATGCATCTTCCCTGGACAGCATGATTGCGCTGGCCCCGGGAGCCAGGACCACACTGTCCGGACCGGAGACGAAGTGCATGACACACTTTCTGCGCCTTCGGCACGATGCCATTCTGATCGGTGCAGGCACTGCTGTCACGGACGACCCAGGACTCAATTGCCGCTATCCGGGCGCGACCTTGGTCGATCAGCCGCAGCCAGTAATCGTGGACCCGAACGGACGCTGGACAGTGCAGGACAAGAAGGCGACGCGCTTGGCGATCGAACGTGCTGGCAAAGCTCCGTGGGTCGTTGCCCGTCAGAGGACTGCCTCTGCTGAACCCCTCGAAGCCATCGGAGGGAAAGTACTGCTCTTTGATCAGAGTGCTCTGGACTCTGCGAGCCAGTCCGACATTTCCTGGCACACGATACTACGCCAACTCAAGCAGAATGGCATAGAAAGCGTTATGATCGAGGGCGGTGCTACAGTCATCAATGCCTTGCTTGCACTACCGGACCTTGTTGATGCTGTTATCATCACTATTGCTCCTACCTTTCTGGGTCAGGGTGGCGTAGCAGTCTCACCTCCTGCGAAGGGAGCCGGACGTGATCGTACAAATGCTGCGTGGCTTCAACAGACTTCATGGAGACAATTTGGTAACGATGTCGTTCTTTGCGGCAGACTGGCAACATGA
- a CDS encoding NADP-dependent mannitol dehydrogenase gives MPQRIPEAEHLLDLLSLKGRVVVVTGASGPKGMGIEAARGCAEMGADLAITYASRAEGGLKNAEELSKQYGIKCKAYKCQVDKYESVEQLVKDVIQDFGKIDAFIANAGATANSGILDGSVEDWNHVVQVDLNGTFHCAKAVGHHFKERGTGSFVITSSMSGHIANYPQEQTSYNVAKAGCIHMARSLANEWRDFARVNSISPGYIDTGLSDFVAKDIQKLWHSMIPLGRDGLAKELKGAYVYLVSDASTYTTGADIVIDGGYTCR, from the coding sequence ATGCCTCAGAGAATCCCAGAAGCTGAGCACCTGCTCGACCTCCTCTCCCTCAAGGGCAGAGTTGTCGTCGTCACCGGTGCCTCTGGCCCCAAGGGCATGGGTATCGAAGCCGCCCGCGGCTGCGCTGAGATGGGCGCCGATCTCGCCATCACTTACGCCTCCCGCGCCGAGGGTGGTCTCAAGAACGCAGAAGAGCTCTCCAAGCAATACGGCATCAAGTGCAAGGCGTACAAGTGCCAGGTCGACAAGTACGAGAGCGTCGAGCAGCTCGTCAAGGACGTCATCCAGGACTTTGGCAAGATTGACGCTTTCATCGCTAACGCTGGTGCCACTGCCAACAGCGGCATCCTCGACGGCTCCGTTGAGGACTGGAACCACGTCGTCCAGGTCGACTTGAACGGCACTTTCCACTGCGCTAAGGCCGTCGGCCACCACTTCAAGGAGAGAGGCACGGGATCTTTCGTCATCACTTCTTCGATGTCGGGACACATTGCCAACTACCCACAAGAGCAGACTTCATACAACGTCGCCAAGGCTGGCTGCATCCACATGGCCCGCTCGCTCGCCAACGAGTGGCGTGACTTTGCCCGTGTCAACAGCATCTCTCCCGGTTACATTGACACTGGTCTCTCCGACTTCGTTGCCAAGGACATCCAGAAGCTTTGGCACAGCATGATCCCATTGGGCCGTGACGGTCTTGCGAAGGAGCTCAAGGGTGCTTACGTCTACCTTGTTTCCGACGCTTCCACCTACACCACTGGTGCTGATATCGTCATTGACGGCGGCTACACCTGCAGGTAA